From the genome of Cellvibrio japonicus Ueda107, one region includes:
- a CDS encoding ABC transporter ATP-binding protein: MPSTDTPILPLRISNLSKAFGNHIALDNLDLTLEPGQVLALLGPSGCGKTTLLRCIAGLLAADSGEIVIRGHTVASGKINLPPEQRGLGMVFQDYALWPHMTLAENLAFPLQMKKLPRAEQQYRIRWALELVGLAHLADRSPGTLSGGQQQRIALARAIVAQPALLLMDEPLSNLDKNLRAQLAIEIRTLIDDLGLTAIFVTHDQHEAFALADKVAVMHQGRIAQLASPEALFHHPATPAIAEFLDAGSLLSAQLSGTGLQIGSHAFALTTPVATHRHVQILLPHNALSLQTDGPLYGRVRSRIYQGDYYLAQIQLDLANSDTMIKLHLQNCPPANTHVRLTIVNRSLHAWDSSGQVVPLVLANKVGAGKILVEEELA, encoded by the coding sequence ATGCCTTCGACTGATACCCCGATATTGCCGCTGAGGATTAGCAACCTCAGCAAAGCCTTTGGCAACCATATCGCCCTCGATAACCTCGACCTGACCCTGGAACCCGGCCAGGTATTAGCCCTGCTCGGCCCTTCCGGCTGCGGCAAGACCACCCTGCTGCGCTGTATTGCCGGCCTGCTTGCAGCGGATAGCGGTGAGATTGTGATTCGCGGCCATACCGTCGCCAGCGGCAAGATTAACCTGCCGCCGGAACAGCGCGGCCTGGGCATGGTGTTTCAGGACTACGCCCTCTGGCCCCACATGACCCTGGCCGAAAACCTCGCTTTTCCTTTGCAAATGAAAAAATTGCCCCGCGCCGAACAGCAGTACCGTATCCGTTGGGCGCTGGAACTGGTGGGCCTTGCGCACCTGGCCGACCGCAGCCCCGGCACCTTGTCCGGCGGCCAGCAGCAACGTATCGCCCTGGCCCGCGCCATAGTCGCGCAACCGGCGCTGTTGCTGATGGACGAGCCACTGTCCAACCTCGATAAAAACCTGCGCGCGCAACTGGCGATTGAAATTCGCACGCTGATTGATGATCTCGGCCTGACCGCAATTTTTGTGACCCATGATCAACACGAAGCCTTTGCGCTGGCCGATAAAGTGGCCGTCATGCATCAAGGACGCATCGCACAACTGGCCTCGCCGGAAGCATTGTTCCATCACCCTGCCACACCGGCGATTGCGGAGTTTTTGGATGCGGGGAGTTTGCTATCCGCGCAGCTTAGCGGTACAGGCTTGCAGATCGGCAGCCACGCTTTTGCGCTGACAACACCTGTTGCAACTCACCGTCATGTACAGATTCTACTGCCACACAATGCACTCTCACTGCAAACCGATGGCCCGTTATACGGCAGGGTACGCAGCCGTATTTACCAGGGCGATTATTACCTGGCGCAAATACAGCTCGATCTGGCGAACAGCGATACCATGATCAAATTGCATTTACAGAACTGCCCCCCAGCCAATACCCATGTGCGACTGACCATCGTCAATCGCTCCCTGCATGCGTGGGATAGCAGTGGTCAGGTTGTGCCATTGGTATTGGCAAATAAGGTTGGGGCGGGAAAGATTTTGGTTGAAGAGGAGTTGGCCTGA
- a CDS encoding ATP-binding protein translates to MNQATLWVDNDTYILRQMDVFNWGGFDGLHQAAIDPAGTAIIGPTGSGKTTLVDALMTLLCANPRYNLASTGGHESDRDLVSYVRGVSGPGDGGPDQSHIARPGKTVTAIAATFHNGEKQVRLGCLLWFEGTSSVASDLKKLWLFSSSPEQTLEHWLTVHHEGGMRALRAMEKTDTGIWTFPSKKSYLARLRDYFDVGENAFTLLNRAAGLKQLNSIDEIFRELVLDDHAAFDRAAEVVKGFDDLKDIHEELEIARRQQRSLIPVAETWEAYQKSERQLAEQETLKKILPVWFAEQAHGLWRQEAERLQAEQQSAQQAEAALADERQRQKKTVDGLRQAYLQVGGASVEDMQERIAEWRNTRARRESHAAQYRQLVNTLKLPDTLSAQALKANQQEAQSRSEQLKSDLASAQENAYAKGVAEKAVKDALAQWQQEYQEAKNSPNSNLEPKFQQFRTALAHQLGLTEDALPFVAELVQVKEHERAWRGAIERAIGSDRLRILVPPEQIEDALRWVNQRHNHLHVRLLEVKQPEKQPRFFEDGYTRKLDYKDHPYREAVKDLLAGQDRHCVNSPEQLRTTPHAMTVEGTMSGKTRFFDKQDQKRIDEDWLTGFDNRDRLAVLQERIAAARTELRDASAQVEAARARESELSAQQRLLQALLALNFDDINVPEADQKLQDLEARLVQLNAPDSDIAAAKKNMQLAEEQLEVLDQQYREAGVAVSTIERDFKQASTQQQKAWQRAQVGLTDADRILATAHFPAISAPQLGDLYDLEKQQQDSLQQSIDTLKEKLRKLESELVKKMSDAKKEDRGALSEVGRELEDVPQYLARLQVLTEEALPEKLRQFLEYLNKSSDESVTQLLSYVDNEVAIIEERIEDLNNTLRRVDFQPGRYLRLVSGRVVHESLRSLQKAQRHLASARFNDDAGESHYKALQYLVALLRDACERNRTQGAKALLDPRFRLEFKVSVIDRESGSVIETRSGSQGGSGGEKEIIASYVLTASLSYALCPDGSSRPLFGTIVLDEAFSRSSHAVAGRIIAALREFGLHALFITPNKEMRLLRSHTRSAIVVHRRGLSSTLTSLSWEALDEFHQQRSKNQHEVAR, encoded by the coding sequence ATGAATCAGGCAACGCTTTGGGTGGACAACGACACCTACATCCTACGCCAGATGGACGTGTTCAACTGGGGCGGTTTTGATGGCCTCCATCAGGCGGCCATCGACCCGGCAGGCACGGCCATTATCGGCCCCACCGGCAGCGGCAAAACCACCCTGGTGGACGCACTGATGACCCTGCTCTGTGCCAACCCGCGCTACAACCTGGCCTCCACCGGCGGCCATGAAAGCGACCGCGATCTGGTGTCCTATGTGCGCGGCGTGTCCGGCCCCGGTGACGGCGGGCCGGATCAATCCCATATCGCCCGGCCCGGTAAAACGGTCACGGCCATTGCCGCCACCTTCCACAATGGCGAAAAGCAGGTGCGTTTGGGCTGCCTGTTATGGTTTGAAGGCACCAGTTCGGTCGCGTCGGATCTGAAAAAACTCTGGCTGTTCAGCAGCTCGCCCGAACAGACACTGGAACACTGGTTGACTGTGCATCACGAGGGCGGCATGCGCGCCCTGCGTGCTATGGAAAAAACCGACACAGGCATCTGGACTTTCCCCAGTAAAAAATCCTACCTGGCGCGCCTGCGGGATTATTTTGATGTGGGTGAAAACGCGTTTACCCTGCTTAATCGGGCGGCAGGTTTAAAACAGCTCAACAGCATTGATGAGATTTTCCGTGAACTGGTGCTGGATGACCATGCGGCCTTTGATCGGGCGGCTGAAGTGGTCAAGGGTTTTGATGACCTGAAAGACATTCACGAAGAGCTGGAAATTGCCCGCCGCCAGCAACGCAGCCTGATACCGGTAGCCGAAACCTGGGAGGCTTATCAAAAGAGTGAGCGGCAACTGGCCGAACAGGAAACCCTGAAAAAAATCCTGCCCGTCTGGTTTGCCGAACAGGCCCATGGCTTGTGGCGACAGGAAGCCGAGCGCTTGCAGGCCGAGCAGCAAAGCGCACAGCAGGCCGAAGCGGCACTGGCCGATGAACGCCAGCGGCAGAAAAAAACGGTGGACGGTTTACGTCAGGCTTATCTTCAGGTGGGTGGTGCCAGTGTCGAAGATATGCAAGAGCGTATCGCCGAATGGCGCAATACCCGCGCCCGGCGGGAAAGCCATGCTGCCCAGTACCGGCAGTTAGTCAATACCTTGAAGCTCCCTGATACCCTCAGCGCTCAGGCATTAAAGGCGAATCAACAGGAAGCGCAAAGCCGCAGCGAACAGTTGAAAAGCGACCTGGCCAGTGCCCAGGAAAACGCCTATGCAAAAGGTGTGGCAGAAAAAGCTGTGAAAGATGCCTTAGCTCAGTGGCAGCAGGAATATCAGGAAGCGAAAAACAGCCCCAACTCCAATCTGGAACCCAAATTCCAGCAGTTTCGCACTGCGCTGGCGCACCAACTCGGGTTAACCGAAGATGCCTTGCCCTTCGTGGCCGAACTGGTACAAGTCAAAGAACACGAACGCGCCTGGCGCGGCGCAATTGAACGGGCCATCGGCAGTGACCGACTGCGCATTTTAGTGCCGCCTGAGCAAATAGAAGATGCCCTGCGTTGGGTCAACCAGCGCCATAACCATCTGCATGTGCGCTTACTGGAAGTCAAACAGCCGGAGAAGCAACCGCGCTTTTTTGAAGACGGCTACACCCGCAAACTGGACTACAAAGACCATCCTTATCGCGAAGCGGTCAAAGACCTGCTCGCCGGTCAGGACCGCCACTGCGTCAACAGTCCGGAGCAACTGCGTACCACGCCGCATGCCATGACGGTTGAAGGCACCATGTCGGGCAAAACACGCTTTTTTGACAAGCAGGATCAAAAACGCATTGACGAAGACTGGCTCACCGGCTTTGACAACCGCGATCGCCTGGCGGTATTACAAGAGCGCATAGCGGCCGCCCGCACAGAACTGCGTGACGCCTCCGCCCAAGTTGAAGCTGCCCGCGCCCGAGAGTCCGAGCTGAGTGCACAACAGCGGCTCTTGCAGGCATTGCTGGCGCTGAATTTTGACGACATCAATGTTCCCGAGGCCGACCAGAAATTGCAGGATCTGGAAGCGCGCCTGGTACAACTGAATGCTCCGGATTCCGATATAGCTGCCGCGAAAAAAAACATGCAGTTGGCGGAAGAGCAGTTGGAGGTTCTGGATCAGCAGTACCGTGAGGCAGGCGTCGCCGTGTCCACTATTGAACGCGATTTCAAGCAGGCCAGCACCCAACAACAAAAAGCCTGGCAGCGCGCGCAAGTTGGTTTGACCGATGCTGATCGAATCCTGGCAACAGCTCACTTTCCGGCCATCAGCGCACCGCAACTGGGTGATTTGTACGATCTGGAAAAACAACAGCAGGACAGCCTGCAACAAAGCATTGACACGCTCAAAGAAAAACTCAGGAAGCTGGAATCCGAGCTGGTCAAAAAAATGTCCGACGCCAAAAAAGAAGACCGGGGTGCTCTGTCGGAAGTCGGGCGGGAACTGGAAGACGTGCCCCAATACTTGGCGCGCTTACAGGTACTGACCGAAGAAGCACTGCCGGAAAAACTCCGGCAGTTTCTTGAGTACCTGAATAAATCCTCCGATGAAAGCGTCACCCAACTGCTCAGCTATGTGGATAACGAAGTGGCGATCATCGAAGAGCGTATCGAGGATCTGAACAACACCCTGCGGCGAGTGGATTTTCAACCTGGCCGTTACCTGCGTCTGGTATCCGGCCGAGTGGTGCATGAAAGCCTGCGCAGTCTGCAAAAAGCCCAACGGCACCTGGCCTCGGCCCGCTTCAATGACGATGCCGGTGAGAGCCATTACAAGGCATTGCAATATCTGGTAGCGCTGCTCAGAGACGCTTGCGAGCGCAACCGTACCCAGGGTGCCAAAGCCCTGCTGGACCCGCGCTTCCGGCTGGAGTTCAAGGTGTCGGTGATCGACCGGGAATCCGGCAGTGTGATTGAAACACGCTCCGGTTCCCAGGGCGGCAGCGGCGGTGAAAAGGAAATCATCGCCTCCTATGTGCTGACCGCTTCATTAAGTTACGCCCTCTGCCCCGATGGCAGCAGTCGTCCATTGTTTGGCACCATTGTGCTGGACGAGGCATTTTCCCGCAGCTCCCATGCCGTGGCCGGGCGCATTATTGCCGCACTGCGGGAATTTGGTTTGCACGCGCTGTTTATTACCCCCAACAAGGAAATGCGTTTATTGCGCAGCCACACCCGTTCGGCCATCGTGGTGCACCGGCGGGGTCTGTCCTCCACCTTAACATCCCTGAGCTGGGAAGCCCTTGACGAATTCCATCAGCAACGCAGCAAAAACCAACATGAAGTCGCCCGCTGA
- a CDS encoding ABC transporter substrate-binding protein: MRNLLFIIVLLLSHVSTAQTLTVYSAGPNDLIQQLARDFEKITGTKVQVFQGTTGQIMARLEAERSNPVADVVISASWDSALALKRAGDLLEYSPKGADQVPDALKDTHYIAQGIAALALVWNKNSNTPRPGDWADLTQPEYRRQVLMPDPAQSGAAFEWLGGMLTSKGEQATWALLTELRRNGMVVSGPNARALNPVLQGAKAAAIGAVDYIAYGQQARGEAIEIIFPASGTVIAPRPMMILNYSRQPEQAKAFLDYLLSVEGQTAVANQYLIPARRDVPDRRPGLQELTLISFDSEAMEARRGDILSQFRKVTR, from the coding sequence ATGCGTAACTTACTTTTTATCATCGTTTTACTGCTCAGCCATGTCAGCACCGCACAAACTCTGACGGTTTACTCCGCCGGTCCCAACGATTTAATCCAGCAACTCGCCCGCGACTTTGAAAAAATCACCGGCACCAAAGTGCAGGTCTTCCAAGGCACCACCGGGCAAATCATGGCGCGCCTGGAAGCCGAGCGCAGCAACCCGGTCGCCGATGTGGTCATCTCCGCCTCCTGGGACTCCGCCCTCGCCCTCAAGCGCGCCGGCGACCTGCTGGAATACAGCCCCAAGGGCGCCGACCAGGTGCCGGATGCCCTGAAAGACACTCACTACATCGCCCAGGGCATCGCCGCCCTGGCGCTGGTGTGGAACAAAAACAGCAACACACCCAGACCCGGCGACTGGGCCGACCTGACCCAACCGGAATACCGCCGCCAAGTCCTGATGCCCGACCCGGCCCAAAGCGGCGCGGCCTTCGAATGGCTGGGCGGGATGCTCACCAGCAAAGGCGAACAGGCCACCTGGGCGCTGCTGACCGAGCTGCGCCGCAACGGCATGGTGGTCTCCGGCCCCAATGCCCGCGCTCTTAACCCGGTGCTGCAAGGCGCCAAGGCCGCCGCCATCGGCGCGGTGGACTATATCGCCTACGGCCAGCAGGCCCGGGGCGAAGCCATCGAGATCATCTTCCCCGCCAGCGGCACGGTCATCGCCCCACGCCCCATGATGATCCTCAACTACAGCCGCCAGCCGGAACAGGCCAAAGCCTTTCTCGACTACCTGCTCTCGGTGGAAGGCCAGACCGCCGTGGCCAACCAGTACCTGATCCCCGCCCGCCGCGATGTGCCCGACCGCCGCCCCGGCCTGCAAGAGCTGACACTGATCAGTTTCGACAGCGAAGCCATGGAAGCGCGCCGGGGCGATATCCTCAGCCAGTTCCGCAAAGTCACCCGTTAA
- a CDS encoding DUF3322 domain-containing protein yields MKSPADLSQRLARQWHNNVLREARLLSPSAWPLVLSIGRPTASVFAEATGLVHQHVQAWQHVSVGEVQWESVSYRAGADAVRIPVRWCLRSPSEWIAAAADALVTEEYAQLEQLIEQVDKTFHRQLVRQRALWLKKSPEAVIQTARLASRLSPGCAEGKPLRLLSGHGVDTKWIERNGGLLTAFLDERYKGAASEQGLITFLDALDEGDHWVLVAPLSEGLLPFKRQKVTTAELEKTALPGSRLLVVENEQCLHLLPNLPETIAILGAGLDLQWLSAKHLQQKTIGYWGDMDTWGLLMLARARAYCPQVIPLLMNQGLFDRYAEGRTVQEPVTAQPMSPDGLTAEEADFYQYLVRQPCGRFEQEFLPGEVVEKAVVGWANQ; encoded by the coding sequence ATGAAGTCGCCCGCTGACCTCAGTCAACGCCTGGCGCGGCAATGGCATAACAATGTTCTGCGGGAAGCGCGATTACTGTCACCGTCTGCCTGGCCGTTGGTATTGTCTATTGGTAGACCAACGGCCAGCGTATTTGCCGAAGCGACCGGTTTGGTACACCAGCATGTGCAAGCCTGGCAGCACGTCAGTGTGGGTGAGGTGCAATGGGAAAGCGTTAGCTATCGCGCTGGCGCAGACGCTGTGCGTATTCCCGTGCGCTGGTGCCTGCGATCCCCTTCGGAATGGATCGCGGCCGCTGCCGACGCCCTTGTTACAGAAGAGTATGCTCAACTTGAACAATTGATTGAGCAGGTGGATAAAACCTTTCACCGCCAGCTGGTTCGGCAGCGGGCGCTGTGGCTGAAAAAAAGCCCCGAAGCCGTTATCCAAACTGCCCGGCTGGCTTCACGACTATCACCGGGTTGTGCCGAAGGAAAACCTTTACGGTTGTTATCCGGTCACGGTGTCGACACCAAATGGATTGAACGCAACGGTGGCTTGCTAACCGCATTTTTGGACGAGCGCTATAAAGGCGCGGCCAGTGAGCAGGGTTTAATTACCTTTCTGGATGCCCTGGATGAAGGCGATCACTGGGTATTGGTAGCACCTTTGTCCGAAGGCTTGCTGCCCTTCAAGCGCCAGAAGGTCACCACCGCCGAGCTGGAAAAAACAGCCCTGCCTGGCTCACGCTTGCTGGTGGTGGAAAACGAACAATGCCTGCACTTGCTGCCGAACTTGCCCGAGACAATCGCCATCCTCGGCGCCGGCCTGGACCTGCAATGGCTGTCCGCAAAACACCTGCAACAAAAAACCATCGGCTACTGGGGCGATATGGATACCTGGGGCCTGCTGATGCTGGCCCGCGCGCGAGCTTATTGTCCACAGGTGATCCCCCTGCTGATGAATCAAGGGTTATTTGATCGGTATGCAGAGGGAAGAACAGTGCAAGAGCCGGTCACCGCCCAACCGATGTCCCCCGATGGTTTGACTGCTGAGGAAGCCGATTTTTATCAATACCTGGTGCGCCAGCCGTGCGGGCGGTTCGAGCAGGAATTTTTGCCTGGCGAGGTGGTGGAAAAAGCGGTTGTGGGGTGGGCTAACCAGTAA
- a CDS encoding DUF4194 domain-containing protein → MAGIFDHITGQPGAPNAAEDAPITDVGDHAPPTETSPLSDVSRTHKRLRDAAQELLKYGLLEEAQKPNLYRIVTTHVEEVSTILEPLDLALGLDEVRGLVYLRVRQDEAAEQDDDWAHPLVRRQRLNLEQSLLVAILRQHFIAYEQESGTGAGEALIAVDELIPQLQVYLGDLGSDARERTRVIQLLDQLKGHGLVSSLDAHERVTIRPIIAHLANPESLQALLAWLREQAAPSSDAADGKAAGEEDNEDNAE, encoded by the coding sequence ATGGCAGGTATTTTTGACCACATAACAGGCCAACCGGGTGCGCCGAATGCCGCCGAAGATGCGCCGATAACCGATGTCGGAGATCATGCCCCGCCAACGGAAACCTCGCCGCTGAGCGACGTCTCGCGCACCCACAAACGCCTGCGTGACGCCGCGCAGGAACTGCTCAAATACGGCCTGCTGGAAGAAGCGCAAAAACCCAATCTGTATCGCATTGTCACGACCCATGTCGAAGAGGTATCCACCATCCTAGAGCCACTGGACCTGGCGCTGGGGCTGGACGAGGTGCGCGGCCTGGTGTACCTGCGTGTACGTCAGGATGAGGCAGCGGAGCAGGATGACGACTGGGCACACCCCCTGGTGCGACGCCAGCGGCTGAACCTGGAACAGTCGTTACTGGTGGCGATTCTGCGCCAGCACTTTATCGCCTATGAGCAGGAGTCAGGCACCGGCGCCGGTGAAGCGCTGATTGCGGTGGATGAGCTGATTCCCCAATTGCAGGTGTACCTGGGCGATCTGGGCAGTGACGCGCGGGAGCGCACCCGGGTCATTCAGTTGCTGGATCAACTCAAAGGCCACGGGCTGGTGTCAAGCCTGGACGCCCACGAGCGGGTGACCATCCGGCCGATTATTGCGCACCTGGCCAACCCGGAAAGCCTGCAAGCCTTGTTGGCCTGGCTGCGCGAGCAAGCGGCACCATCGTCTGACGCCGCTGATGGTAAGGCGGCTGGCGAAGAAGACAATGAGGATAATGCCGAATGA
- a CDS encoding ABC transporter permease codes for MNTLSTTHNTSRFRWHTLTAQVPMGIALASLLVLVGLPLLFVLLQVIFPELTRGSLANAFSPLLHNLADPELLALTGNSVRLGIAVVIVSALIAVPLGVLRALTRLPGAAWWDVLLLVPFMIPPYIAALAWVMTLQTNGFSQQLLGVAGDGLVFSFSGIVLVMAFNIFPVIYFAVSRTLSAVGGRYAAVAQVCGATPWTAFWRITLPLSLPGLAAGLLLAFALSIEEFGTPATLGPAIGFEVLVTGIHRRFSDWPLDMPGAAVLSLVLVLLALLAFWLQHWLLNRRSYVSLTGKPAPFEKADLGPWRWPVLALFALMVFLAVGVPLLAVLATASTDTLSGGLQWSNLSTRHFTALFANQDGALAALATSLSLATGTALLTGILGALIAYLVVRSSIKGKSWLDFLSLLPNTLPAIVIAVGLILAWNQPFWPVNVYNTSLMLLLAYSCLLLPYPVRYTGASLRQLGDNLEAAARVCGAGFTQSFIRIVLPLIAPSLLVAMLMVFAIASRELVASLMVTPAGAQTVSTFVFGQFEQGSPGVGMAMSLVAILTTTVLLVGLTGVGRRRLPGVG; via the coding sequence ATGAACACCCTCTCGACGACCCACAATACCAGCCGGTTTCGCTGGCACACCCTCACCGCCCAAGTGCCCATGGGTATCGCCCTCGCCAGCCTGCTGGTGCTGGTGGGCCTGCCCCTGCTGTTCGTGCTTTTGCAGGTGATCTTCCCCGAACTCACCCGCGGCAGCCTGGCCAATGCCTTCAGCCCGCTGCTGCACAACCTGGCCGACCCGGAACTGCTGGCGTTGACCGGCAACAGCGTGAGGCTAGGCATCGCGGTGGTGATCGTCTCGGCACTGATCGCCGTGCCCCTCGGCGTGCTGCGCGCCCTCACCCGCCTGCCCGGCGCCGCCTGGTGGGATGTGCTCTTGCTGGTGCCCTTTATGATTCCGCCCTACATCGCCGCCCTGGCCTGGGTGATGACCCTGCAAACCAACGGCTTCAGCCAGCAGTTGCTGGGCGTCGCCGGCGACGGGCTGGTGTTCTCTTTCAGCGGCATAGTGCTGGTGATGGCCTTCAATATCTTCCCGGTGATCTACTTCGCCGTATCGCGCACCCTGAGCGCGGTGGGCGGGCGCTATGCCGCCGTGGCCCAGGTGTGCGGCGCCACGCCCTGGACCGCCTTCTGGCGCATCACCCTGCCGCTGTCCCTGCCGGGCCTGGCGGCGGGTCTGCTGCTGGCCTTTGCCCTGAGCATCGAGGAATTCGGCACCCCCGCCACCCTCGGCCCCGCCATCGGCTTCGAAGTGCTGGTCACCGGCATCCACCGCCGCTTCTCCGACTGGCCGCTGGATATGCCCGGCGCCGCCGTGCTCAGCCTGGTCCTGGTGCTGCTGGCGCTGCTCGCCTTCTGGCTGCAACACTGGCTGCTCAACCGCCGCAGCTACGTCAGCCTCACCGGCAAACCCGCGCCCTTCGAAAAAGCCGACCTCGGCCCCTGGCGCTGGCCGGTGCTGGCACTCTTCGCGCTGATGGTGTTCCTGGCCGTGGGCGTGCCCCTGCTGGCCGTGCTGGCCACCGCCAGCACCGACACCCTCTCCGGCGGCTTGCAGTGGAGCAACCTCTCCACCCGCCACTTCACCGCCCTCTTCGCCAACCAGGACGGCGCCCTGGCCGCGCTCGCCACCAGCCTCAGCCTCGCCACCGGCACGGCACTGCTCACCGGCATCCTGGGCGCGCTGATCGCCTACCTGGTGGTGCGCTCTAGCATCAAAGGCAAAAGCTGGCTCGACTTCCTCTCTCTGCTGCCCAACACCCTGCCCGCCATCGTCATCGCCGTGGGCCTGATCCTCGCCTGGAACCAGCCCTTCTGGCCGGTCAACGTCTACAACACCAGCCTGATGCTGCTGCTCGCCTACAGCTGCCTGCTGCTCCCCTACCCGGTGCGCTACACCGGCGCCAGCCTGCGCCAACTGGGCGACAACCTCGAAGCCGCCGCCCGCGTCTGCGGCGCTGGTTTTACCCAAAGCTTTATCCGCATCGTCCTGCCCCTGATCGCCCCCAGCCTGCTGGTGGCCATGCTGATGGTCTTCGCCATCGCCTCCCGCGAACTGGTGGCCTCGCTGATGGTGACCCCGGCGGGGGCTCAGACGGTCTCCACCTTTGTGTTCGGGCAATTTGAGCAGGGGTCACCGGGGGTGGGGATGGCGATGAGTCTGGTGGCGATTTTGACCACTACGGTGTTGTTGGTGGGGTTGACGGGGGTGGGTCGGAGAAGGTTGCCGGGGGTTGGATAG
- a CDS encoding DUF3375 domain-containing protein, protein MDASALDKSHRYIAFRHQNPAWQLLASRRAPLVLGCLQSLFDIASDGIAVEDALQTLAQMLVTYASQEEYGIEPDNTQLQAGRELREWIKRGLVIERENRLYATDALQTAIGFVESLDSRIMTSTASRLSVVQREIENLEVALNPNPASRMASLRRRIQALERELAEAEAGKVPVLDEAQAVEGIREVFNLATGLRADFRRVEDSWREADRELRQSIISEQYHRGEIVDRLLQGHENLLNTPEGRVFEGFQQQLQQRVELDHMKERLRTILRHPAANEALNRNQRRDLQWLVMRLVKESQAVFQARARSERDVKGFLKTGLAAEHHRVGNLLSEIMNVALSLDWQRQSVRRMPTPLPPVGIALSGLPLIERLRFKSLDEDAAGELDLNTVNADLDQIDDDFWAAFDGLDRQALIQDTLATLAKAGKPMTIAELASALPPVQDLETLALWLGMAREAGIAVEDGEPEVFELLDEQAQRWRFRVPRTGLSHEALCAIEWEL, encoded by the coding sequence ATGGATGCGTCTGCCCTCGATAAATCCCACCGCTATATTGCCTTTCGTCACCAGAACCCGGCCTGGCAGTTGCTGGCATCCCGCCGTGCGCCGCTGGTGTTGGGGTGTTTGCAAAGCCTGTTTGATATCGCCAGTGACGGTATTGCCGTTGAGGATGCCCTGCAAACCCTGGCGCAGATGCTGGTGACTTATGCCAGTCAGGAGGAGTACGGCATAGAACCGGACAATACCCAGTTGCAAGCCGGGCGGGAGCTGCGGGAGTGGATCAAGCGGGGGCTGGTGATAGAGCGGGAGAACCGGCTGTACGCTACCGATGCGCTGCAAACCGCCATCGGTTTTGTGGAGTCGCTGGACAGCCGGATTATGACCTCGACCGCTTCGCGCCTGTCGGTGGTGCAGCGGGAAATCGAAAACCTGGAGGTGGCCCTCAATCCCAACCCCGCCAGCCGCATGGCCAGCCTGCGCCGCCGTATTCAGGCGTTGGAGCGTGAGTTGGCCGAGGCTGAGGCGGGCAAGGTGCCGGTATTGGACGAGGCGCAGGCCGTTGAAGGCATTCGTGAGGTGTTCAATCTGGCCACGGGTCTGCGGGCGGATTTTCGCCGGGTGGAGGATTCCTGGCGCGAGGCGGATCGGGAGCTGCGCCAGTCGATTATCAGCGAGCAGTACCATCGCGGCGAAATTGTTGACCGTTTACTGCAAGGCCACGAGAACTTGTTGAATACGCCGGAAGGGCGTGTGTTCGAGGGTTTCCAGCAGCAGTTGCAGCAACGCGTCGAGCTGGATCATATGAAGGAACGGCTGCGCACAATTCTGCGTCATCCTGCCGCCAACGAGGCCTTGAACCGCAACCAGCGGCGGGATTTGCAATGGCTGGTGATGCGTCTGGTCAAGGAATCCCAGGCGGTGTTTCAGGCCAGAGCGCGCAGTGAGCGGGATGTGAAAGGTTTTTTGAAAACCGGGCTGGCGGCCGAGCATCACCGGGTAGGCAACCTGCTGTCCGAGATTATGAACGTCGCCCTCAGCCTGGATTGGCAGCGGCAATCGGTACGGCGCATGCCCACACCTCTACCGCCCGTCGGAATAGCGTTATCCGGTTTGCCGTTGATCGAGCGCCTGCGTTTTAAATCCCTGGATGAGGATGCGGCGGGTGAGCTTGATCTGAATACGGTGAATGCCGACCTTGACCAGATTGATGACGACTTCTGGGCTGCCTTTGATGGCCTGGATCGGCAGGCGCTGATCCAGGATACCCTCGCAACCTTGGCCAAGGCAGGTAAACCCATGACCATTGCGGAGCTGGCCAGTGCTCTGCCGCCAGTGCAGGATCTGGAAACCCTGGCGCTGTGGCTGGGCATGGCGCGAGAGGCTGGCATAGCCGTGGAAGACGGCGAGCCGGAAGTCTTTGAGCTGCTGGATGAGCAGGCACAGCGCTGGCGTTTTCGCGTACCCCGCACCGGGTTGAGCCACGAGGCCCTGTGCGCCATTGAGTGGGAGTTGTGA